CCTTGGGTGCTGCTGGTCAGGCCATGGGAGCCTACGCCGCCTTTACTGATCGCCCCTTGCCGCAGTGGAATCGCATCGATCAATGGCGCTGGTTGGTAGCGATTGCTGGTGGTTTTGCCTTGATGGTCGGGGTCAGCTCAGCGCTGCAAGTCGCTTCGATCTACATTGTGTTGTTTGCCACGACCTTGGCTTCGCTGGCCTATGGCCTGTTGAGTTGGCGCTATCGGGTGGAGCACGAAGCCTTTATGGAGCGTTTGCGCCCGTTCGTCGGCAGTTTGCACTTTCAGGATCGTTTGTTGGATGGCGGAGCAAGCCTTTCGGCTTCGGTCGAAGGCTTGGTTGAGGCGGTCAGTCGTGATGTGCTGCGGGCGGAACGTGCTTGTTTGTTGCTGCGCGATGCGGTGCCAGGCCTGCCCAACGTGATTAGCTATCATTGGGGCCAAACCCCAATTCCGCTACTTGAACAATTGCCAATTTCCAACGAGCGGCGAACTTCGGGTATTCGGCTTGAGGCCCAAAGTGGTGCCGAGTGGGCTGTGCCTTTGTGGGATGGACGTGGTTTGGCTGGAGCGTTGGTGCTTGGTTCGCCCCAAGCAGGTGCGGTGTATAGCGAAGAATTGATGGAAGTAGCAGCGGCCTGCTGTGCTCGTTTGACCGATGCACTGGCTGGCGAACGAGCTGCCCGCATGTTGGGCGATGTGTTGCGCCAACGGATTGCTGAAGTCAAAGTCTTAGGTAGCCAAGGGCGACGCACCTTGCACGATGATGTGTTGCCGCAAATTCATGCCGCCTTGATTCATCTGAGTGCAGTTTCGGCCAACGATCCTATGGCCCAACAAACAATTCAGGCGTTATCGGAGGCCCATACCAAACTCTCGGCGCTGATTCGCTCGTTGCCGCCAGCTACGCCGCATCGTTTGGCCCAAGGTGGTTTAGCCCAAACCTTGCACGACATGGTTTTGGTTGATTTTGGCAATGCCTTTGATCAGGTCAGCTATACGGTTGCACCTGCGGCAGAAGCACGTTTGGCTGATACGCCGCAATTTATCGGCGAAGTGGTTAGCTATGCCCTGCAAGAAACCCTGCGCAATGCCGCCCGCCATGCCCGTGGCAACAATCCTCGCCGCAATTTGCAGATGCGGGTGCAAATCGATTGGCAACATGGTTTAGTTGTCGATATTTGCGATGATGGCGTGGGCATGCAAACCCATCAAGCAAGTTCATCGGGCAGTGGGAGTGGCTTGCGCCTGCATCGTGGTTTGTTGATGGTGATTGGTGGCAGTCTGAATATTGCTACACCAGAGCAGGGCGGCACGCATATTCATATTCAAGTTCCTGAAGAACTATGGAATTTGCCAGTGCTGGAGCCAGAAGAAATTGCCTAAAACCACAAACGGCTCGCATAATGGAGCCGCTTGTGGGAGAGAAGAGAGAGGAGAAGGTTTGATTTCATTATAGCTATCTCAGCTAGATTGTCAAATTAGAGAAGTGTTAACAAGCTTAATCTGGTAAGCTATAGTGTTGGGCAATTAACTGTTGATAATTCTGCCACTCGGTTCGCCAACGCTGCCCATCCCAGCCCAATTCCTCAGTGCAAATCGCTTGAATTTGAGCCTGATATTCGGCTGCACCATTTGGCAATAATAAGCCCAAACGGCTGCGCCGCAACAGCAAATCGCCTACATTGGTTACAGCTTCATACCTCGCCGCCCAACGAATTTCGGCCCACAAACTTGGCAAATCGGCAATTGAACAAAACTCATGGTTGGGCAATTCTTGCAGCATCAAGGGTGCTTCGGCGGCATAACGCCCCAATAGGCGTTGTTTGATGCTTGGGGCGAGCGTGCCAGCCAAATTGCTTGGCGCAGGATTCAGGCGTGGTGCGTTCGGCCAAAGCTTGATCTGTGGTAAGCGTTGGCGTAAAAGCTGCAAGGCTTCGAGCGCAATCAAACGAAAGGTGGTTAATTTGCCACCTGTGACCGTCAACAAGCCTTGCTCTTGCCATAGCACATAATCGCGCGATTCTTTGGATGGATCACTAGCTCCCGTATCGACTACAGGTCGCACCCCGCTCCATGTCGAAATTACATCGCTCAAACTTAAATTTAAACTTGGAAAGGCAGTTTGGGCAGCTTCAAGCAAATAGGCAACTTCAGTAGGGCTGATGCTTGGCTCGTGCCATAAATCCGCTGAATGATCAAGATCGGTTGTTCCAACGATGCTCACACCTTCCCACGGTACAAAAAAGACTGGCCGCTGATCGCGTGGATGCTCCAAATTGATCGCTTGGGCGAGCGGTAATTGGGTTTGGCTAAATACTAAATGGCTACCACGCAAGGGGCGCATTTTGGCTGGCGCTTGAATCTGCTGGCGCAGTTGATCGACCCATGCACCCGTAGCATTCACTATCGCTGTAGCTTTGAGGGTTTGCTGGCGCTGGCTGAGCTGATCGCGCACGACTACCCCAACTACTTGCTCGTTTGCTCGTACCAATTGCTCAACCGCTGCATAATTTAATACCGTGGCTCCAGCCGCCGCCGCTTCGCGCAAAATCCGCAAAACCAAACGGGCATCATCGGTTTGGGCATCGCTGTAGCGTAAACCAGCCGCTAAGTTGGCATCATCAAGGTAGGGCGCTTGTAAACGCAAATTTGCCATGCTCAGATAATGCTGTTCGCGGCGACGTGCAAGCGCATCGTAGGCCAATAAGCCAGCCTGATAGACCCAGCGCTTGAGTGGTTTGCCCTGTGGCAGGCCAATTAAAAAGCCCAATGGTGCAACCAAACCAGGTGCTTCATTTAAAAGCTGTTCGCGCTCAACCACCGAATCATAGGTGACGCACACTTGACCTTGAGCTAAATAGCGCAAGCCACCATGAACTAATTTTGATGAGCGGCTTGAGGTTCCCCAAGCAAAATCGCGAGCTTCAAGCAATAGCGCTTTGAGGCCTGAGCGGGTGGCTTCGCGCACTAAGCCTGCGCCAGTAATTCCACCACCAATGATAATCACATCCCACGCTTGATCGAGCGCTTGCCAAGTGCGCTCACGCCAAGCAGCGTTCCATTGCAACTGCGGATTCATTGGCCATCCTCGTATAATTTGGCGGGATTGAGCAAGCCCTGCGGGTCGAAATGTTGGCCAAGTTGTTGCAATGCGCCAATTCCCAAGCGGCCTTTTTCGGCTTCGAGATAGGGGCGATGATCAAGCCCTACGCCATGTTGATGGCTAATTGTGCCGCCTGCAGTCACAATTGCTTGGCTGGCAGCGGTTTTCAAGGCTTGCCAACGGGCTAAAGTTGCCTGCGCATCGTTGCCAAGCCGAAAAGCATAGGTCGTGTAAATGCTTGAGCCAGTTGGGTAAAAATGTGAAAGATGGGTGAATACATGCACCTGTTCGTGCTCAGCTGCTAATCCATTGCGCAAGCTGTGTTCCAAGCTATGCAACAATGGCGTAACATTCTCCCATGTCGTGGCGGTTTCGACCGTATCTACGCCATAGCCCAACTCCCACAGCCGATTGCGTAGATAAGGCGCACGAAACCGCCCCGTCTGCCAAGCTTTGCCAAAGCTTTGGCCGATATGAACGCCACCATGTTGGCGAGCCAAGCTCAAAACTGCTTGGCGACTAAGCTGAACTTGGGCTTGGCTGCCAATAAAGCCAACCAACAGCATGCATTTTTCCGAGCCAACGCCGCGTAATTTCAAAAAGCCTTCGAGCAAGCCAATCGCTCGTTCATGGCCAGCCAACGCGAGGTTGGTTATGGTTTCGGTGGGCGTGCTAAGCCGCAACATACCCAATGGTAAGTTGGCTTGGGCGATCGTTCGCGCGGCAGTTTGGGCTTGCTCCCAGCTTGCAAAGAAGATCGCATGGACGACATCAAGCTCTGGAATCGGGCGAATTCGCACGGTCGCCTCGGTGATAATCCCGTAGCGTCCTTCTGAGCCAAGCAGCATTTCACGCAGGTCAGGGCCAGCCGCCGAAGCCGGAAAGGGCGCTAATTCTAACGAGCCTTGGGGAGTTTCAACTCGCCCACCTGCCCAGAGTTGTTCAATTCGCCCAAAACCAAGCGATTGCTGGCCACTAGAGCGGGTGGCAATCCAGCCGCCCAGCGTCGAAAGCTCGAACGATTGGGGAAAATGGCCGAGCGTAAAGCCCACAGCCCGTAATTGAGCCTCAAGATCTGGGCCTTTGATTCCAGCGCCAAAGCGTGCCAGCCGCGCAGTTGGGTTGATTTCCAGTAGCCGATTGAGCTTGGCAAGGCTAACAGTTAATATGGGTCGCTCGCCTGCAACTGGATTAATATGGCCAGCCACGCTGGTTCCACCACCATATGGAATCAGGCTAAGATTGTTGGCACTAGCCCAATCGATCAATTCGCGGACTGCTTGACTGGATTGGGGAAAAGCCACGCCATCGGGAATTTGGCCCAACTCGCCGCTGCGCGTAGCCACCAAATCGGCAAAACTCTGGCCACGCGCATGGCGAATCCGCAACTCAGGATCGGTGCTAATTAATTCGTGGTGTGGCAAGTGTGATGCTGGAACTTGGGCAACAATCTCGGCCAAGCTAATATCGCTGGGAGCAGTGCCAACCCCAATTAATTGCTTGAGCAAGCCTAAAATACCAGCTTTAACCGGATAATCTTTGCTCTCATCGCCCCAACCATTCCAACGGCGCATAGTATCCCCTTTGTGCATTATTTGATATTCGCGGCTAACGACTGCCAAAACTCAATGCTCTGGTGCATGGCGGCTTGGCTGGCTTGGCGAGCTAAATCGATATCGCGAGTTTGGGCTGCTTGCAACAGGGTGCGATAAAAGGCTACCGAATGTTCGCGGGCCAGCGCTAGCTCAAAATAATCCAATGCCATCATTTGGTAGAAACTGCGAAAGCCATTTAAAATTAAGGTATAAATTGGGTTTGTCGAAGCGATCGTTAATTGATGCTGCAATTGCCAATCGAATTGAGCATAGGTCGCCGCGTTATCAGCTAACGGCAGCGCTGTTTGCAATAAGGTTACAATTTGCTCAGCGTGATGTTCGATCGCCATGGCGGTGTAACTTGGCGCTAAATCTAAGCGCACGGCTAGCAGTTGCGGCACAATTTGGGCTGGCAGCTCAGTGCTATGTTGCACCAAACTGCGTAATACGCCCAAGCCGCCATCATGCCAAATATTGCAAACCATCGTAGGCTTGCCTTGTTGTACCACCAACCAGCCATCGCGAGCCAAGCGTTGAATCGCTTCACGTAATGTTGGCCGTGTAACTCCCAACTGCACCGCTAGCTCACGTTCGCTGGGCAAGCTGCTGCCTGCAGTATAGCTGCCACCAATAATTTGTTTGATCAATTGTTGTTCGCAATACGATGCTGGTCGTTGTAATTCGCTCATATTCACCAACTGGTCAGACCACTTACCAGTGGAGTATAGAGAAATCTTGAGGCTCTGTCAAGCGGTTTGGAGCTGTTATCGGTATACATTGGTGATGTTTGAATGCTGACAATTTCAATCGGCGTAGCTCAATTCTATACTTTTTTGCTACATCCCTCTGTGTAATGGCTTTTGATTTTCATCCCTCATCCTTCATACTTCATACTTATTAATACTCTGCTAGTTTTTTTCTGGCCTAAATTGTGCGATGATAGCAGTGTGCAATGTGGCACAGCGGAATCGGGCATACAGCTCATGCAATGGAGAATCTGGCTTGATTCGACCTGTTCGCTTGGTAGATAGTCTTGAGTTGCGGCGCACGCCGTATACCTATATGTTGTTGGGCAGCGAGCATGTGCTGGCGGGCAACCATCGGCCTTTGGGTTTTGCGCTGCGCTGTTTAATGCCCTTCGCCCAAGATCGCCATACCTTGGTTTATCATGAGCGTGGGATGCGTGGCTATGTCCAAGGCTGGTATCGTTTAAATAGTGCTGATGCCGATTTGGTGTACCTGGCATCGCAACCGTTTCGGCGTGGCATGCGCCAACCAACCGACCCCGATGTTTGGTATCGTTTGTTAGAAGCATTTGTAGTGCGGATGGGTTCGCGCAATATCGAGCGAATTTTTGCACCGTTGGCCTCGAACTCACCTCATCTGGAAGTTTTTCGCCAACTTGGCTTTCAAAGTTATGCTATGCGGCAGGTTTGGCGGGCCTTAACTCCCGATGTTGCCGAAGGTAGCTCAATTATTGTATTACGCCCACAACAGCGTCGCGACCCCCATGCAATCCAACGATTGTATGAGGCGATCACCCCAGCGACTGTTGTACGATATGAAGGACGAACGTCACGATCTTGGCAATTGC
This portion of the Herpetosiphon gulosus genome encodes:
- a CDS encoding ATP-binding protein; protein product: MIFILQSIALAISIFNAIICLWLGMTVALDGGRERGPRLAAAGLLMAGVFFLIHAAIIGRGPPVVDVGLPFWWRVISVVSLLAPYAWYATMIWYTGVSGKSLRIHKLLLFTMGVFIGILGLVLTAIYPLPQEARILALKIVPAWLVANLPFIVAGYLLALIMCFSLPIHALLTGPGRRNNLPHQAWLRVRSWLIRTSLLGLLAGIVALIGAVIVFSQGASGRTPEVAWLADRAIELFFQLDVMVLIVVAAALGAAGQAMGAYAAFTDRPLPQWNRIDQWRWLVAIAGGFALMVGVSSALQVASIYIVLFATTLASLAYGLLSWRYRVEHEAFMERLRPFVGSLHFQDRLLDGGASLSASVEGLVEAVSRDVLRAERACLLLRDAVPGLPNVISYHWGQTPIPLLEQLPISNERRTSGIRLEAQSGAEWAVPLWDGRGLAGALVLGSPQAGAVYSEELMEVAAACCARLTDALAGERAARMLGDVLRQRIAEVKVLGSQGRRTLHDDVLPQIHAALIHLSAVSANDPMAQQTIQALSEAHTKLSALIRSLPPATPHRLAQGGLAQTLHDMVLVDFGNAFDQVSYTVAPAAEARLADTPQFIGEVVSYALQETLRNAARHARGNNPRRNLQMRVQIDWQHGLVVDICDDGVGMQTHQASSSGSGSGLRLHRGLLMVIGGSLNIATPEQGGTHIHIQVPEELWNLPVLEPEEIA
- a CDS encoding glycerol-3-phosphate dehydrogenase/oxidase; the encoded protein is MNPQLQWNAAWRERTWQALDQAWDVIIIGGGITGAGLVREATRSGLKALLLEARDFAWGTSSRSSKLVHGGLRYLAQGQVCVTYDSVVEREQLLNEAPGLVAPLGFLIGLPQGKPLKRWVYQAGLLAYDALARRREQHYLSMANLRLQAPYLDDANLAAGLRYSDAQTDDARLVLRILREAAAAGATVLNYAAVEQLVRANEQVVGVVVRDQLSQRQQTLKATAIVNATGAWVDQLRQQIQAPAKMRPLRGSHLVFSQTQLPLAQAINLEHPRDQRPVFFVPWEGVSIVGTTDLDHSADLWHEPSISPTEVAYLLEAAQTAFPSLNLSLSDVISTWSGVRPVVDTGASDPSKESRDYVLWQEQGLLTVTGGKLTTFRLIALEALQLLRQRLPQIKLWPNAPRLNPAPSNLAGTLAPSIKQRLLGRYAAEAPLMLQELPNHEFCSIADLPSLWAEIRWAARYEAVTNVGDLLLRRSRLGLLLPNGAAEYQAQIQAICTEELGWDGQRWRTEWQNYQQLIAQHYSLPD
- a CDS encoding FAD-binding oxidoreductase, with the translated sequence MRRWNGWGDESKDYPVKAGILGLLKQLIGVGTAPSDISLAEIVAQVPASHLPHHELISTDPELRIRHARGQSFADLVATRSGELGQIPDGVAFPQSSQAVRELIDWASANNLSLIPYGGGTSVAGHINPVAGERPILTVSLAKLNRLLEINPTARLARFGAGIKGPDLEAQLRAVGFTLGHFPQSFELSTLGGWIATRSSGQQSLGFGRIEQLWAGGRVETPQGSLELAPFPASAAGPDLREMLLGSEGRYGIITEATVRIRPIPELDVVHAIFFASWEQAQTAARTIAQANLPLGMLRLSTPTETITNLALAGHERAIGLLEGFLKLRGVGSEKCMLLVGFIGSQAQVQLSRQAVLSLARQHGGVHIGQSFGKAWQTGRFRAPYLRNRLWELGYGVDTVETATTWENVTPLLHSLEHSLRNGLAAEHEQVHVFTHLSHFYPTGSSIYTTYAFRLGNDAQATLARWQALKTAASQAIVTAGGTISHQHGVGLDHRPYLEAEKGRLGIGALQQLGQHFDPQGLLNPAKLYEDGQ
- the fadR gene encoding fatty acid metabolism transcriptional regulator FadR, with product MSELQRPASYCEQQLIKQIIGGSYTAGSSLPSERELAVQLGVTRPTLREAIQRLARDGWLVVQQGKPTMVCNIWHDGGLGVLRSLVQHSTELPAQIVPQLLAVRLDLAPSYTAMAIEHHAEQIVTLLQTALPLADNAATYAQFDWQLQHQLTIASTNPIYTLILNGFRSFYQMMALDYFELALAREHSVAFYRTLLQAAQTRDIDLARQASQAAMHQSIEFWQSLAANIK